The Calditerrivibrio nitroreducens DSM 19672 genome window below encodes:
- the greA gene encoding transcription elongation factor GreA: MDRIPITPEGFEKLKKELERLKTVERKEVIEAIKEARAHGDLSENAEYDAAKERQGLIEAKIAELESKIGRFEVIDPSNFSGDKVVFGVYVEIENVETGEKKRYRIVGPDEADISKGYISVISPIAKALMGKSVGDTVLVRAPGGDKEYEILDISLS; encoded by the coding sequence ATGGATAGAATACCTATAACTCCCGAAGGTTTTGAAAAACTAAAAAAGGAGCTTGAAAGGCTTAAAACTGTAGAAAGAAAAGAGGTTATTGAGGCTATAAAAGAAGCCAGGGCTCATGGGGATTTGAGTGAAAATGCCGAATATGATGCGGCAAAAGAGAGGCAGGGACTTATCGAGGCCAAGATTGCCGAGCTTGAATCGAAGATCGGTAGGTTTGAGGTGATAGATCCTTCTAATTTTTCTGGTGATAAAGTAGTTTTTGGTGTTTATGTGGAGATAGAGAATGTGGAGACGGGTGAGAAAAAGAGGTATCGTATTGTGGGACCTGATGAAGCCGATATTTCAAAAGGGTATATTTCTGTTATATCACCGATTGCAAAAGCCCTTATGGGTAAAAGTGTAGGTGACACGGTACTTGTGAGAGCTCCGGGTGGTGATAAGGAGTACGAGATACTTGACATATCCCTGAGTTAA